Proteins encoded by one window of Nomascus leucogenys isolate Asia chromosome 19, Asia_NLE_v1, whole genome shotgun sequence:
- the TRAF4 gene encoding TNF receptor-associated factor 4 isoform X1 yields MPGFDYKFLEKPKRRLLCPLCGKPMREPVQVSTCGHRFCDTCLQEFLSEGVFKCPEDQLPLDYAKIYPDPELEVQVLGLPIRCIHSEEGCRWSGPLRHLQGHLNTCSFNVIPCPNRCPMKLSRRDLPAHLQHDCPKRRLKCEFCGCDFSGEAYESHEGMCPQESVYCENKCGARMMRRLLAQHATSECPKRTQPCTYCTKEFVFDTIQSHQYQCPRLPVSCPNQCGVGTVAREDLPGHLKDSCNTALVLCPFKDSGCKHRCPKLAMARHVDESVKPHLAMMCALVSRQRQELQELRRELEELSVGSDGVLIWKIGSYGRRLQEAKAKPNLECFSPAFYTHKYGYKLQVSAFLNGNGSGEGTHLSLYIRVLPGAFDNLLEWPFARRVTFSLLDQSDPGLAKPQHVTETFHPDPNWKNFQKPGTWRGSLDESSLGFGYPKFISHQDIRKRNYVRDDAVFIRAAVELPRKILS; encoded by the exons TGAAGGAGTCTTCAAGTGCCCTGAGGACCAGCTTCCTCTGGACTATGCCAAG atCTACCCAGACCCGGAGCTGGAAGTACAAGTATTGGGCCTGCCTATCCGCTGCATCCACAGTGAGGAGGGCTGCCGCTGGAGTGGGCCACTACGTCATCTACAG GGCCACCTGAATACCTGCAGCTTCAACGTCATTCCCTGCCCTAATCGCTGCCCCATGAAGCTGAGCCGCCGTGATCTACCTGCGCACTTGCAGCACGACTGCCCCAAGCGGCGCCTCAAGTGCGAGTTTTGTGGCTGTGACTTCAGTGGGGAGGCCTATGAG AGCCATGAGGGTATGTGCCCCCAGGAGAGTGTCTACTGTGAGAATAAGTGTGGTGCCCGCATGATGCGGCGGCTGCTGGCCCAGCATGCCACCTCTGAGTGCCCCAAGCGCACTCAGCCCTGCACCTACTGCACTAAGGAGTTCGTCTTTGACACCATCCAG AGCCACCAGTACCAGTGCCCAAGGCTGCCTGTTTCCTGCCCCAACCAGTGTGGTGTGGGCACTGTGGCTCGGGAGGACCTGCCAGGCCATCTGAAGGACAGCTGTAACACCGCCCTGGTGCTCTGTCCATTCAAAGACTCCGGCTGCAAGCATAGG TGCCCTAAGCTGGCAATGGCACGGCATGTGGACGAGAGTGTGAAGCCACATCTGGCTATGATGTGTGCCCTGGTGAGCCGGCAACGGCAGGAGCTGCAGGAGCTTCGGCGAGAGCTGGAGGAGCTATCAGTGGGCAGTGATGGCGTGCTCATCTGGAAGATTGGCAGCTATGGACGGCGGCTACAGGAGGCCAAGGCCAAGCCCAACCTTGAGTGCTTCAGCCCAGCCTTCTACACACATAAGTATGGTTACAAGCTGCAGGTGTCTGCATTCCTCAATGGCAATGGCAGTGGCGAGGGCACACACCTCTCACTGTACATTCGTGTGTTGCCTGGTGCCTTTGACAATCTCCTTGAGTGGCCCTTTGCCCGCCGTGTCACCTTCTCCCTGCTGGATCAGAGCGACCCTGGGCTGGCTAAACCACAGCACGTCACTGAGACCTTCCACCCCGACCCAAACTGGAAGAATTTCCAGAAGCCGGGCACGTGGCGGGGCTCTCTGGATGAGAGTTCTCTGGGCTTTGGTTATCCCAAGTTCATCTCCCACCAGGACATTCGAAAGCGAAACTATGTGCGGGATGATGCAGTCTTCATCCGTGCTGCTGTTGAACTGCCCCGGAAGATCCTCAGCTGA
- the TRAF4 gene encoding TNF receptor-associated factor 4 isoform X2: MPGMCDWPWLGSARACRQKEAYQQAPWVLTASEGVFKCPEDQLPLDYAKIYPDPELEVQVLGLPIRCIHSEEGCRWSGPLRHLQGHLNTCSFNVIPCPNRCPMKLSRRDLPAHLQHDCPKRRLKCEFCGCDFSGEAYESHEGMCPQESVYCENKCGARMMRRLLAQHATSECPKRTQPCTYCTKEFVFDTIQSHQYQCPRLPVSCPNQCGVGTVAREDLPGHLKDSCNTALVLCPFKDSGCKHRCPKLAMARHVDESVKPHLAMMCALVSRQRQELQELRRELEELSVGSDGVLIWKIGSYGRRLQEAKAKPNLECFSPAFYTHKYGYKLQVSAFLNGNGSGEGTHLSLYIRVLPGAFDNLLEWPFARRVTFSLLDQSDPGLAKPQHVTETFHPDPNWKNFQKPGTWRGSLDESSLGFGYPKFISHQDIRKRNYVRDDAVFIRAAVELPRKILS; this comes from the exons TGAAGGAGTCTTCAAGTGCCCTGAGGACCAGCTTCCTCTGGACTATGCCAAG atCTACCCAGACCCGGAGCTGGAAGTACAAGTATTGGGCCTGCCTATCCGCTGCATCCACAGTGAGGAGGGCTGCCGCTGGAGTGGGCCACTACGTCATCTACAG GGCCACCTGAATACCTGCAGCTTCAACGTCATTCCCTGCCCTAATCGCTGCCCCATGAAGCTGAGCCGCCGTGATCTACCTGCGCACTTGCAGCACGACTGCCCCAAGCGGCGCCTCAAGTGCGAGTTTTGTGGCTGTGACTTCAGTGGGGAGGCCTATGAG AGCCATGAGGGTATGTGCCCCCAGGAGAGTGTCTACTGTGAGAATAAGTGTGGTGCCCGCATGATGCGGCGGCTGCTGGCCCAGCATGCCACCTCTGAGTGCCCCAAGCGCACTCAGCCCTGCACCTACTGCACTAAGGAGTTCGTCTTTGACACCATCCAG AGCCACCAGTACCAGTGCCCAAGGCTGCCTGTTTCCTGCCCCAACCAGTGTGGTGTGGGCACTGTGGCTCGGGAGGACCTGCCAGGCCATCTGAAGGACAGCTGTAACACCGCCCTGGTGCTCTGTCCATTCAAAGACTCCGGCTGCAAGCATAGG TGCCCTAAGCTGGCAATGGCACGGCATGTGGACGAGAGTGTGAAGCCACATCTGGCTATGATGTGTGCCCTGGTGAGCCGGCAACGGCAGGAGCTGCAGGAGCTTCGGCGAGAGCTGGAGGAGCTATCAGTGGGCAGTGATGGCGTGCTCATCTGGAAGATTGGCAGCTATGGACGGCGGCTACAGGAGGCCAAGGCCAAGCCCAACCTTGAGTGCTTCAGCCCAGCCTTCTACACACATAAGTATGGTTACAAGCTGCAGGTGTCTGCATTCCTCAATGGCAATGGCAGTGGCGAGGGCACACACCTCTCACTGTACATTCGTGTGTTGCCTGGTGCCTTTGACAATCTCCTTGAGTGGCCCTTTGCCCGCCGTGTCACCTTCTCCCTGCTGGATCAGAGCGACCCTGGGCTGGCTAAACCACAGCACGTCACTGAGACCTTCCACCCCGACCCAAACTGGAAGAATTTCCAGAAGCCGGGCACGTGGCGGGGCTCTCTGGATGAGAGTTCTCTGGGCTTTGGTTATCCCAAGTTCATCTCCCACCAGGACATTCGAAAGCGAAACTATGTGCGGGATGATGCAGTCTTCATCCGTGCTGCTGTTGAACTGCCCCGGAAGATCCTCAGCTGA